The sequence below is a genomic window from Citricoccus muralis.
CCAGCACGCCGGCGGGGCGGGAATTCCGGCGTGGATCGCGCAGGACCGGCCCCTGGATGGCACCGACCTGGTGGTCTGGCACAGCTTCGGCCTCACCCACTTCCCACGGGTGGAGGACTGGCCGATCATGCCGGTGGACCGAGTGGGCTTCAAGCTGCGCCCGGAAGGATTTTTCGACCGCTCGCCGGTACTCGATGTGCCAGCCCCGGCGTCGGGACACTGCGCTGCCGGTGGGGCCGACGGCGCGGGTGATGCGGGCGAGACCGGTGGCAGCTGCCACTGAGCGGGCGATGACGCCGCCGATGCCCACGGCGCTCCTCGCAGGTGTCGTCCTTGCGGGCGCGGTGAGTACCGCCGGCCACGTGTGGATGCTCCTCGCGCACGCGCACGGGACTGGGCTCACGGTGGTGATGGCGGCGATGGCCCTGTGGTGCGCCGTCTGCACCGTGGAGGTCTGGGTCCGCCCGTCGCTGCACTGCCTGCGCCGGCTGTGCCTGATGTCGCTGGCCATGGTCATCACCCACGCGGTACTCGTGGCCGGGGTGCCGGGGGTCGGCTTCATCGGTGGGATCGGCGGAACCAGCGGGCACACCCACCACGCCGGTGGCTCCCCGGGCGCATTGTCCCTGGCGCCGTCGACCGGTCACGCCTCCGCGATGCTGGCACTCATCGCCGTCGAACTCGCCGTCGCCCTCACCGCCGGATTCGCTCTTCGGCAGATTCATCGCTTTCCAGACAAAAGCCCCCCGAAGCAGACCCCGCGCACCTCCAGGAGACCACTGTGCTGCGCACCTCTTCCGAAGGATCCGTGGCCTACGAGCGCGCGTGACCCGCCAACATCACGCATCGGTAACAATTAGCCGGCGCCGTTCATGACCGGTTGAACCCCTCCCAGCATCTCCGTAGGGTATCTATCAGCCTGCCCAGCAGGTGACACACATCACCCAATGAAGAGGAACAACGCGCCGGTCTCCGGCTGCGGCGCTCATCGACAGGGCTCGTGGCGGGTGCGGCGTGGCGAAGGATGGTTATCCCATGACCCGCACAGCGACAACCCTGAAAACCGCAGCATTCGGCTCCATTGCCCTCCTGGCACTCACCGGGTGTGGCGGCGACGACGGCGGTGGCGACGGCGAGAGCGGTGACACCATCACGGTCGGCATCGCGGGCGAAGTCCCCTACTCCTACCTCAACGATTCCGGTGACCCCGAGGGCGCCACGGTGGCCCTGGCCGAACGGATCTTCGGCGATATGGGGTACGACGTCGAGGCCGAACTGGTCAACTGGGACAACCTCATCCCCGGGCTCAACGCCGGACGCTACGATGCGATCTCCGCCGGCATGTCCATCACCCCGGAACGTTGCGAGGAGGCCGCCTTCGCCGAACCCGAGATCATGTACACCACCGCACTGCTCGTCGAAGAGGGCAACCCACACGACGTGCACACCCTCGACGACGTCCTGGAGCTGCAGGAGAACGGCGAAAACATCACCCTGACCACCCTCACCGCCGGCATCGAAGCGGACTACTCCACCCGAATGGGCCTGGAGTACAACGGGGTCGGCAGCGCCGATGAAGGTGTCGAGATGGTCCAGGGCGGCCGCGCCGACGTCTTCGCGCTGACGGCGATTTCTCTGACCGAGATGGCCGGCGACGTCGAGGGCCTCGAGGTCACCGAGGGCTTCGTGCAGGAGGTCGACGGCGTGATGCAGTACGGCGCCGGTTCCACCGTGTTCCGTCAGGACGACACCGAACTGCTCGACGAATACAACGAACATCTGGCCGAGTTGAAGGCCAACGACGAGCTGGGCACCATCATCGGCGAGTTCGGGTTCACCGACGCCGAGGTCCCGCCGGAGGATCTGACCGCCGAGGCCCTCTGCGCCGGCGATCTGGAGTCCCTCCAGGACATCGAACAGTGATCCGCACGCCCCGCATCTCGCTGTGAGTTATCTCGACGCGCTCTCCGTTCACGCACCCCGCCTGTGGGAGGGCATGCTGGTCACCATCCAGCTCACCCTGATCAGCGGCGTGCTGGCGTTCGTGGTCTCGGTCGTTCTGGGCCTGATGGCCGGCAGCCCCCGCAAGCTGCTGCGCATCCCGGCCCGGATCATCATCGAGTTCTTCCGCGGCACCTCCCTGATCGTGCAGCTGGTGTGGCTCTACTATGTGCTGCCGCTGTTCGGGCCGAGTCTGGACGCCTTCGCCGTCGGCATCTTCGCCCTCACCATCAACTATGGGGCGTATGGTGCTGAGGCGGTGCGCGCGTCGCTGACCTCGGTGCCGAAGGGCCAGTGGGAGGCCACCGTGGCGCTGTCCATGTCGTGGCCGCATAAGATCCGCCGCATCATCTTCCCGCAGGCGTGGGCGCTGATGATCCCGTCGCTGACGAACCTGTGGGTGCACCTGCTCAAGGGCTCCTCCATCGTGTACATCATCGGGCTCAGCGAGTTCACCTTCGAACTCATCCAACTCAACCGCACCACCGACTGGTTCTTCGCCCTGGCCGTGGTGGGGCTGATCGGCTACTTCTTGTTCGCCCTGCTGCTCACCCAGCTGATGCGGCTGATCGAAGCCCGCGCCAAGCACCGGCTTGGCCAGGGGCCCAGTCTGAAGGAGATTCTCTCGCCCGCCCCGAAGATCTCGGTCACCCCCGCCGACGACGTCCCCGCAGGAGGTGCCCGATGAACCCGACGACGCTCAGCCTGCTCGGCACCGTCGACACCCCCGACATCCAGGACCGCACCAGCTTCTGGCGCTGGGACTTCGCCATCGAGATCTTCCCGCAGATGCTCACCTCCTTCCTGCAGGTCACCCTGCTGGTCACCGCCGTCGGCACCCTCATCGCCGCCGTGCTCGGACTGATCATCGCCATCCTGCAGC
It includes:
- a CDS encoding amino acid ABC transporter permease, translating into MSYLDALSVHAPRLWEGMLVTIQLTLISGVLAFVVSVVLGLMAGSPRKLLRIPARIIIEFFRGTSLIVQLVWLYYVLPLFGPSLDAFAVGIFALTINYGAYGAEAVRASLTSVPKGQWEATVALSMSWPHKIRRIIFPQAWALMIPSLTNLWVHLLKGSSIVYIIGLSEFTFELIQLNRTTDWFFALAVVGLIGYFLFALLLTQLMRLIEARAKHRLGQGPSLKEILSPAPKISVTPADDVPAGGAR
- a CDS encoding transporter substrate-binding domain-containing protein; amino-acid sequence: MTRTATTLKTAAFGSIALLALTGCGGDDGGGDGESGDTITVGIAGEVPYSYLNDSGDPEGATVALAERIFGDMGYDVEAELVNWDNLIPGLNAGRYDAISAGMSITPERCEEAAFAEPEIMYTTALLVEEGNPHDVHTLDDVLELQENGENITLTTLTAGIEADYSTRMGLEYNGVGSADEGVEMVQGGRADVFALTAISLTEMAGDVEGLEVTEGFVQEVDGVMQYGAGSTVFRQDDTELLDEYNEHLAELKANDELGTIIGEFGFTDAEVPPEDLTAEALCAGDLESLQDIEQ